The Bernardetia litoralis DSM 6794 genome includes a window with the following:
- a CDS encoding PAS domain-containing protein, with protein MKKNINPESKKTVAHVLELNTYLINVQERADKISDKFVIMFLILGACFAPIYETWSFTIITSTVTVILYSIARFVLNNKFYARMIISLVYGIFMLQFIGQMHGMAEMHFFFFINVALLIIYQDWRIMIPYVVLAILHHGILGVLQANPDIFHLENLHLPNYFIGYNSITYDGEAVERITAFQLFFHFGLISIMACVAGWWAVIFRNNSIQLLEKQLEQQAQNEELQASEEELRQNTEELQSTNNQMKVIQKEIEEKQKLLNRAEKLVGMASYEIDLATQNVTASDNLNLIYGEDVLDNMQKIMQIAHPEDVHKVVGTLTKAAEGKIQVYDFVYRSKGENFSEYKYYRAVGELAKDEMGNPQKLVGTSQDITAEIKQKQQVEEAYQELQSSEEELRQNTEELQTTNEQLQTVQKEIEEKQHLLNRAEKMVDMASYEIDLVTQKITHSENLTFISGGKDLSSMQKMMEMIHPEDSHIVTETFYKIGKGEIEMYDISYRAKREDSVEYKYYRSVGELVRDEMNNPTKIMGTTRDITNEIKQKHQVEEAYQKIQASEEELRQNYEELQTTQEELNLQKGRLEQIFDGVPAMIYQFKMTKDRQLSFPVVSKGSERVYGLSPEVIKNDANSILSTIYEEDLEVFQASLLESAQNMTEWQADLRVVVDGKVQWIRGNSKPVKDDDGDIIWSGITQEITAQKQLEQDIQAKNEELQSSEEELRQNTEELQSTNDQLQVIQKEIEEKQNLLNKAEKLVGLASYEVNLTTQGLIHSDNLPFISGEERLDSVQKVIEIAHPEDVHKVVEILTLAAKGEIQNYDISYRAKGEKFAEYKYYRTIGEVVNDEQNQPEKIVGTIQDITAEIKQKQQVEEAYQKVQSSEEELRQNYEELQTTQEQLEESNQLINAQLEAISTSFGYVEFELNKKVIKTNSTFAEWTEFSESEIIGLSHRQLLPQDEETENYFKKLWKQLKEGKSVNGVFRRKTKSNKDLWIYGAYCPVKNAKGEVIKVIKIASNYNIQKQLEQDIQAKNEELQSSEEELRQNTEELQSTNDQLQVIQKEIEEKQNLLNKAEKLVGLASYEVDLATQKLTHSDNLPFISGEERLDSVQKVIEIAHPEDVHKVVETLTLAAKGEIQNYDISYRAKGEKFAEYKYYRTIGEVVNDEQNQPEKIVGTIQDITAEIKQKQQVEEAYQKVQSSEEELRQNYEELQATQESLVATQVEQEKFVSLIKHFDAFVAITDMEGKIQFLNERGKELSGFGEDYKGRLVSEFHTREYAKVAQEVIIPTVLKKGKWQGEHQLQNQETKKAFETLATVFIIKDPHTKESIALATVQIDITEQKKIEKSIQEQNKKLQASEEELQQNYEELQATQEKLQQQKEEIEKSFLELQTTQSQLIQSEKMASLGQLVANIAHEINTPLGAIRSSAMSIEEILEETLPTLPTFLRDLDDDFLQVFNGFVKQSSQKVDTLSSREKRVIKYDLIDELEAINIEQAEEYADWIVDMNMYKEHDLFIPLLKTNNAKDILHVAYQLSTIIRSNRTVKTATDRAAKIVFALKNFARQDQTGEKAMVNINDSIETTLTLYHNQIKQGIDVTRNLGEIPEFMGYPDELIQVWTNIIHNAIQAMNNNGQLFIQTSLENNNVLISIQDNGSGIPKKVQDRVFDAFFTTKVAGEGSGLGLDITKKIIDKHNGKIWFETEEEVGTTFFIQIPLN; from the coding sequence ATGAAAAAAAATATAAATCCTGAATCTAAAAAAACAGTTGCTCACGTTTTAGAACTAAATACTTATTTGATTAATGTTCAAGAAAGGGCAGATAAAATATCAGATAAGTTTGTAATCATGTTTCTTATTTTGGGGGCATGTTTTGCACCTATTTATGAGACTTGGAGTTTTACAATTATTACAAGTACTGTTACTGTGATATTATATTCAATTGCTCGTTTTGTATTGAATAATAAGTTTTATGCTCGTATGATTATTAGTTTAGTTTATGGTATTTTTATGCTTCAATTTATTGGACAGATGCATGGAATGGCAGAAATGCACTTTTTCTTTTTTATTAATGTTGCACTTCTTATTATCTATCAAGATTGGCGTATTATGATTCCTTATGTTGTTTTGGCTATTTTACATCATGGTATATTAGGTGTGCTTCAAGCCAATCCAGATATTTTTCATTTGGAGAATTTACATCTACCAAATTATTTTATTGGATATAATAGCATTACCTATGATGGAGAAGCTGTTGAGAGAATTACTGCTTTTCAGCTTTTCTTTCACTTTGGTTTGATTTCTATAATGGCATGTGTTGCTGGATGGTGGGCTGTAATTTTTAGAAATAACAGTATTCAACTATTAGAAAAACAACTTGAACAACAAGCTCAAAATGAAGAGTTGCAAGCCTCAGAAGAGGAATTAAGACAAAATACTGAAGAACTTCAAAGTACAAATAATCAAATGAAAGTCATTCAGAAAGAAATTGAGGAAAAACAAAAACTTCTTAATAGGGCTGAAAAATTAGTTGGTATGGCGAGTTATGAAATTGATTTGGCTACTCAAAATGTTACAGCATCTGATAATTTGAATCTTATTTATGGAGAGGATGTATTAGACAATATGCAAAAAATCATGCAAATTGCTCACCCAGAAGATGTACATAAAGTAGTTGGAACACTTACTAAAGCTGCAGAGGGCAAAATTCAAGTCTATGATTTTGTATATCGTTCAAAAGGAGAAAATTTCTCAGAATATAAATATTATAGAGCTGTCGGTGAACTTGCTAAAGATGAAATGGGTAATCCTCAAAAACTTGTGGGTACATCACAAGATATTACAGCCGAAATAAAACAAAAGCAGCAGGTAGAAGAAGCTTATCAAGAGTTGCAATCTTCAGAAGAAGAGTTGAGACAAAATACAGAAGAGTTACAAACCACAAATGAACAGTTGCAAACTGTTCAGAAAGAAATTGAAGAAAAACAACACCTTCTCAATAGAGCTGAAAAAATGGTTGATATGGCTAGTTATGAAATTGACTTAGTTACTCAAAAAATTACTCATTCTGAGAATCTAACTTTTATTTCTGGTGGAAAGGATTTAAGTAGTATGCAAAAAATGATGGAAATGATTCATCCAGAAGATAGCCATATTGTAACTGAAACTTTTTATAAAATAGGCAAAGGAGAAATAGAAATGTATGATATTTCGTATCGTGCAAAAAGAGAAGATAGCGTAGAATACAAGTATTATAGGTCTGTGGGCGAGCTTGTTAGAGATGAAATGAACAACCCCACAAAAATAATGGGAACAACACGAGATATTACCAATGAAATAAAACAAAAACATCAAGTAGAAGAAGCTTATCAAAAAATACAAGCATCGGAAGAAGAACTAAGACAAAATTATGAAGAGCTTCAAACAACACAAGAAGAACTTAATTTACAAAAAGGACGATTAGAACAAATTTTTGATGGTGTGCCAGCCATGATATATCAATTCAAAATGACAAAAGATAGACAACTCTCATTTCCTGTTGTCAGTAAAGGTTCTGAAAGAGTTTATGGATTATCTCCTGAGGTTATTAAAAATGATGCTAACTCTATTTTATCTACTATTTATGAAGAAGATTTAGAGGTATTTCAGGCAAGTTTATTAGAGTCAGCTCAAAATATGACTGAATGGCAAGCTGATTTACGAGTAGTAGTGGATGGAAAAGTTCAATGGATTAGAGGGAACTCAAAGCCTGTCAAAGATGATGATGGTGATATTATTTGGAGTGGAATTACACAAGAAATAACAGCGCAAAAACAACTAGAACAAGATATACAAGCCAAAAATGAAGAGCTACAATCTTCTGAAGAAGAATTAAGGCAAAATACGGAAGAACTTCAAAGTACAAATGATCAGTTACAAGTCATTCAGAAAGAAATTGAGGAAAAACAAAACCTTCTTAATAAAGCTGAAAAATTAGTTGGTTTGGCGAGTTATGAGGTTAATTTAACTACTCAAGGATTAATTCATTCTGATAACTTACCATTCATTTCTGGAGAAGAAAGATTAGATAGTGTACAAAAAGTGATTGAAATTGCACACCCAGAAGATGTTCATAAAGTGGTTGAGATACTTACTTTAGCAGCAAAAGGTGAAATACAAAATTATGATATTTCGTATCGTGCAAAAGGTGAAAAATTTGCAGAATATAAATATTATAGAACTATTGGAGAGGTTGTAAATGATGAACAAAACCAACCTGAAAAAATAGTTGGAACAATACAAGATATTACAGCCGAAATAAAACAAAAGCAGCAGGTAGAAGAGGCTTACCAAAAAGTGCAATCTTCAGAAGAGGAATTAAGACAAAATTATGAAGAACTTCAAACTACTCAAGAGCAATTAGAAGAGTCTAATCAACTTATTAATGCACAATTAGAAGCAATCAGTACTAGCTTTGGTTATGTAGAGTTTGAGTTAAATAAAAAAGTAATAAAAACAAATTCAACTTTTGCAGAATGGACAGAATTTTCTGAAAGTGAAATAATTGGACTTTCACATAGACAACTATTACCACAAGATGAAGAAACAGAAAATTATTTCAAAAAATTGTGGAAACAATTAAAAGAAGGAAAATCAGTAAATGGTGTATTTAGAAGAAAAACAAAATCAAATAAAGATTTATGGATTTATGGTGCGTATTGCCCTGTTAAAAATGCTAAAGGAGAAGTAATTAAAGTAATAAAAATAGCATCAAATTATAATATTCAAAAACAACTAGAACAAGATATACAAGCCAAAAATGAAGAGCTACAATCTTCTGAAGAAGAATTAAGGCAAAATACGGAAGAACTTCAAAGTACAAATGATCAGTTACAAGTCATTCAGAAAGAAATTGAGGAAAAACAAAACCTTCTTAATAAAGCTGAAAAATTAGTTGGTTTGGCGAGTTATGAAGTTGATTTAGCAACACAAAAATTAACACATTCTGATAACTTACCATTTATTTCTGGAGAAGAAAGATTAGATAGTGTACAAAAAGTGATTGAAATTGCACACCCAGAAGATGTTCATAAAGTGGTTGAGACACTTACTTTAGCTGCAAAAGGTGAAATACAAAATTATGATATTTCGTATCGTGCAAAAGGTGAAAAATTTGCAGAATATAAATATTATAGAACTATTGGAGAGGTTGTAAATGATGAACAAAACCAACCTGAAAAAATAGTTGGAACAATACAAGATATTACAGCCGAAATAAAACAAAAGCAGCAGGTAGAAGAGGCTTACCAAAAAGTGCAATCTTCAGAAGAAGAGTTAAGACAAAATTATGAAGAGCTTCAAGCAACTCAAGAGAGTTTAGTAGCTACACAAGTAGAACAAGAAAAATTTGTGAGCTTAATCAAACATTTTGATGCGTTTGTAGCTATTACTGACATGGAAGGTAAAATTCAATTCTTGAATGAACGAGGTAAAGAACTTTCTGGTTTTGGGGAAGATTATAAAGGTAGGTTAGTTTCAGAATTTCATACTAGAGAGTATGCTAAAGTAGCACAAGAAGTTATTATTCCTACAGTACTCAAAAAAGGAAAATGGCAAGGTGAACATCAATTACAAAATCAAGAAACCAAAAAAGCATTTGAAACTCTTGCAACAGTCTTTATTATTAAAGATCCACATACCAAAGAATCAATTGCACTTGCAACTGTACAGATTGATATTACAGAACAGAAAAAAATAGAAAAATCTATTCAAGAACAAAATAAGAAACTACAAGCCTCTGAAGAAGAGCTTCAACAAAATTATGAAGAACTACAAGCAACACAAGAAAAATTACAACAACAAAAAGAAGAAATAGAAAAATCATTTTTAGAATTACAAACTACACAAAGCCAACTCATTCAATCCGAAAAAATGGCAAGTTTGGGGCAGTTGGTTGCCAATATTGCACACGAAATAAATACTCCACTAGGAGCTATTCGTTCTTCTGCAATGAGTATTGAAGAGATTTTAGAAGAAACTTTGCCTACCTTACCTACATTTTTAAGAGATTTGGATGATGATTTCCTTCAAGTTTTTAATGGATTTGTAAAACAGTCTTCTCAAAAAGTTGATACACTTTCTAGCCGAGAAAAGCGTGTTATTAAATATGATTTAATAGATGAGTTAGAAGCCATTAATATAGAACAAGCTGAGGAATATGCTGACTGGATTGTAGATATGAATATGTATAAAGAACATGATTTATTTATTCCTTTGCTCAAAACCAATAATGCAAAAGATATTTTGCACGTGGCTTATCAACTCTCAACAATCATCAGAAGTAACAGAACTGTAAAAACAGCAACAGATAGAGCTGCAAAAATTGTTTTTGCTCTCAAAAACTTTGCTCGCCAAGACCAAACAGGAGAAAAAGCAATGGTCAATATTAATGATAGTATCGAAACAACACTTACATTATACCATAATCAAATTAAACAGGGAATTGATGTTACAAGAAATTTGGGCGAAATTCCTGAGTTTATGGGTTATCCAGATGAACTTATACAGGTTTGGACAAATATTATTCATAATGCCATTCAAGCAATGAACAATAATGGACAATTATTTATTCAAACAAGTCTAGAAAATAATAATGTCTTGATAAGTATTCAAGACAATGGAAGTGGAATTCCCAAAAAAGTACAAGACCGTGTCTTTGATGCTTTTTTTACTACCAAAGTTGCTGGAGAAGGAAGTGGATTAGGACTAGACATTACCAAGAAAATAATAGACAAACACAACGGAAAAATTTGGTTTGAAACTGAAGAAGAAGTTGGAACGACATTTTTTATTCAGATTCCTTTAAATTAA
- a CDS encoding SpoIIE family protein phosphatase, whose product MNKKVILCVDDEFIILNSLKKELQRYFSDSMTIEIAESGKEGLEAIEFLTSKRKEIVIIISDYIMPNMQGDKFLIEAHKHLPVAMKILLTGEANIEGVTNVINKTNLYRYISKPWDKNDLIMTVESAIEMYESNKQIKLQTRQIQDSIRYAENIQSAILPPQDYLDSCLPNHFIFYRPKDLVSGDFYWCKKINNKVIIAVADCTGHGVPGAFMSLIGHQLLNRTILEKKIYSPDKILENMNKVIGELWSGKQSRTQDGMEIAICVIDEKTKKVDFAGARRPICIVENNELFCVKGDKAAIDGKEGVSYTKHEFELKMDSYVYLYSDGYQDQFGGEKNKRFMSQNLKSLFLNISIKTTKEQLEEVTNTFDNWKENQEQRDDVLVVGIKI is encoded by the coding sequence ATGAATAAAAAAGTTATTCTTTGTGTAGATGATGAATTCATTATTCTAAACAGTTTGAAAAAGGAATTACAACGGTATTTCTCTGATTCAATGACTATTGAGATAGCTGAAAGTGGAAAAGAAGGGTTAGAAGCTATTGAATTTTTAACAAGCAAAAGAAAAGAAATAGTTATTATTATTTCAGATTATATTATGCCTAATATGCAAGGAGATAAGTTTCTGATAGAAGCTCATAAGCATCTACCTGTTGCTATGAAAATTCTTCTCACAGGAGAGGCAAATATAGAAGGAGTTACTAATGTTATAAATAAAACAAATCTGTATAGGTATATTTCAAAACCATGGGATAAAAATGACCTTATCATGACAGTAGAGTCTGCTATTGAAATGTACGAAAGTAATAAACAAATCAAGCTTCAAACCAGACAAATTCAAGATAGTATCAGATATGCTGAAAATATACAAAGTGCTATTTTGCCTCCCCAAGATTATTTAGATTCATGTCTTCCTAATCATTTTATTTTTTATAGACCAAAAGACCTAGTAAGTGGAGATTTTTATTGGTGTAAAAAAATAAATAATAAAGTAATTATTGCTGTTGCTGATTGTACAGGACATGGAGTACCAGGGGCTTTTATGTCTTTGATTGGGCATCAGTTGCTTAATCGTACTATCTTAGAGAAAAAAATATATTCTCCTGACAAAATACTAGAAAATATGAATAAAGTAATAGGAGAACTTTGGAGTGGAAAACAAAGTCGTACTCAAGATGGAATGGAAATAGCTATTTGTGTTATAGATGAAAAAACAAAAAAAGTTGACTTTGCAGGAGCAAGAAGACCTATCTGTATTGTAGAAAATAATGAGTTGTTTTGTGTCAAAGGAGATAAAGCAGCCATAGATGGAAAAGAGGGAGTATCTTATACCAAGCACGAGTTTGAATTAAAGATGGATTCTTACGTTTATTTGTACTCAGATGGCTATCAAGACCAATTTGGAGGGGAAAAAAATAAACGTTTTATGAGCCAAAACCTAAAATCATTATTTCTGAATATAAGTATAAAAACAACAAAAGAACAGTTGGAAGAAGTAACCAATACATTTGATAACTGGAAAGAAAATCAAGAACAACGAGATGATGTATTGGTAGTTGGAATTAAAATCTAA
- a CDS encoding PP2C family protein-serine/threonine phosphatase → MNKKTILCIDDEPIILNSLKQELSQYFADSIIIETAESGEEGLEIIDFLREKGDEIVVIISDYIMPQMRGDEFLIEAHRLLPNCMKILLTGQASLEGVTNAINKTNLYRYISKPWSTKDLMMTVESAIDNYHKDKLLKSQNKQIQSSIRYAERIQSSILPSSNYLSDLLPNHFVFYKPKDVVSGDFYWCREEDNKIIIAVADCTGHGVPGAFMSLIGHQLLNRAVVDKKIYSPEKILESINEAMKSVWNREHENSHEGMEIAICVIDKEENTFSFAGAKRPICIIQNSELNYVKGDKLGVDGKERTTYTKHEFEIQENTQIYLYSDGYQDQFGGEDNRRFMSKSLRVLFQKLANEPIKKQQAEIVTTFENWKQNYEQIDDVLILGVAI, encoded by the coding sequence ATGAATAAAAAAACTATTCTATGTATCGACGACGAACCTATTATTTTAAATAGTTTGAAGCAAGAGTTATCACAATATTTTGCTGATTCTATTATTATAGAAACTGCTGAGAGTGGAGAAGAAGGACTAGAAATTATTGATTTTCTTAGAGAAAAAGGAGATGAAATAGTGGTTATTATTTCGGATTATATTATGCCTCAAATGCGTGGTGATGAGTTTTTGATAGAAGCGCATCGTTTACTTCCTAATTGTATGAAAATCCTTCTTACAGGACAAGCTAGTCTTGAAGGAGTTACAAATGCTATAAACAAAACAAATTTATATAGATATATCTCAAAGCCTTGGAGTACTAAAGATTTGATGATGACCGTCGAATCTGCAATTGATAACTATCACAAAGACAAATTATTAAAATCTCAAAACAAACAAATACAATCTAGCATTCGATATGCTGAGCGTATCCAGTCATCTATTTTGCCTTCTTCAAATTATCTTAGCGACTTACTTCCCAATCATTTTGTTTTCTATAAACCAAAAGATGTGGTAAGTGGTGATTTTTATTGGTGTAGAGAGGAAGATAATAAAATAATTATTGCTGTTGCTGATTGTACAGGACATGGGGTTCCAGGGGCTTTTATGTCTTTAATTGGACATCAGCTTTTAAATAGAGCAGTTGTGGATAAAAAAATATACTCACCAGAAAAAATTTTAGAAAGCATAAATGAGGCAATGAAAAGTGTTTGGAATAGAGAACATGAAAACTCTCATGAAGGAATGGAAATAGCTATTTGTGTAATTGATAAAGAAGAAAATACCTTTTCTTTTGCAGGAGCTAAAAGACCTATTTGTATTATTCAAAATTCAGAATTGAATTATGTAAAAGGAGACAAACTAGGGGTAGATGGAAAAGAAAGGACCACTTATACCAAACATGAGTTTGAAATACAAGAAAACACTCAGATATATTTGTATTCAGATGGTTATCAAGACCAGTTTGGAGGAGAAGATAACAGACGCTTCATGAGCAAAAGTCTTAGAGTTTTATTTCAAAAATTAGCAAATGAACCCATAAAAAAACAACAAGCAGAAATTGTAACTACATTTGAAAACTGGAAACAAAACTACGAACAAATAGATGATGTGCTTATTTTAGGAGTAGCAATATAA
- a CDS encoding redoxin domain-containing protein, producing the protein MKKIKNTKWFQRLALASCFGLICTVFTSFWWQEWQYLLPTPIPEGYQEVFMGKEIPRDVLLQLSEIKKKSESKQKPIFLHFFSPFCPCSKFNIAHINYLVERYGNEVDFYAVIFNDSEYDIEFIDFSEKYNIPIPTILDKNSNIAASCGVYATPQAAIITSERKLYYKGNYNVSRYCNNRDTNFAEQALGALLEGKNPPDFGELANRAYGCELPENYFK; encoded by the coding sequence ATGAAAAAAATTAAAAATACCAAATGGTTTCAACGCTTAGCGTTAGCATCTTGTTTTGGGCTTATATGTACTGTTTTTACCTCTTTTTGGTGGCAAGAATGGCAGTACTTACTTCCTACTCCTATTCCTGAAGGATATCAAGAAGTTTTTATGGGAAAAGAAATTCCTAGAGATGTTTTGTTGCAACTCTCTGAAATTAAAAAAAAATCAGAATCTAAGCAAAAACCGATCTTCCTTCATTTTTTTAGTCCTTTTTGTCCTTGTTCCAAATTTAATATTGCTCACATTAATTATTTAGTAGAGAGGTATGGAAATGAGGTTGATTTTTATGCTGTCATTTTTAATGATTCGGAATATGATATTGAGTTTATTGATTTTTCTGAAAAATATAACATCCCAATTCCGACTATTTTGGATAAAAATAGTAATATTGCAGCTTCTTGTGGAGTTTATGCGACTCCTCAAGCAGCTATTATTACAAGTGAAAGAAAACTGTACTATAAAGGAAATTATAATGTCAGTAGATATTGTAATAACCGAGATACAAATTTTGCTGAGCAAGCTTTGGGCGCACTGTTAGAAGGAAAAAACCCTCCTGATTTTGGAGAATTAGCAAATAGAGCTTATGGTTGTGAATTACCAGAAAATTACTTTAAATAA
- a CDS encoding SDR family oxidoreductase has product MNYFITGATGFLGNYLVEELITRSQENSIKIIALKRANSKIPTKLQSYPSSVLEWVEGDLLDVVFLDKITKGMDRIIHGAAIVSFDPRDKNEMQQTNVEGTKNIINAALANNVKVFCQISSIAALGQPLEGQKVQNLKINANNNKNELTFIDEKARWTPEYTGFSAYAFTKHLAELEVWRGQAEGLDVVIVNPSFILGYDENGRSSTVLIDYIKSEKPYYGSGFSNFVDVRDVAKMTNLLLQDKKYYNERYILNGGTVAYSELMPKIAVALNKKPPYKPIPNWINKYGWRLIKIWSFISGKPPIITKDSLESAGRTTTYSNQKIKNKLDIDFRSLEETVEWIGEKYKM; this is encoded by the coding sequence ATGAATTATTTTATAACAGGAGCAACAGGTTTTTTGGGAAATTATTTGGTAGAAGAATTAATCACAAGAAGTCAAGAAAATTCTATCAAAATAATTGCTTTAAAACGAGCAAATAGCAAGATTCCTACAAAATTACAATCTTATCCAAGTTCAGTTTTGGAATGGGTAGAAGGTGATTTGTTAGATGTCGTTTTTTTGGATAAAATTACAAAAGGAATGGATAGAATAATTCATGGTGCTGCCATTGTTTCTTTTGACCCAAGAGATAAAAACGAAATGCAGCAAACTAATGTAGAAGGGACAAAAAATATAATAAATGCAGCTTTAGCCAATAATGTAAAAGTTTTTTGTCAGATAAGTTCTATTGCTGCGCTTGGTCAGCCTTTGGAGGGTCAAAAAGTCCAAAATTTAAAAATAAATGCTAATAATAATAAAAATGAACTTACTTTCATAGACGAAAAAGCACGCTGGACACCCGAATATACTGGTTTTAGTGCTTACGCTTTTACCAAACACTTAGCAGAATTAGAAGTTTGGAGAGGACAAGCTGAAGGGCTTGATGTAGTAATTGTGAATCCTTCTTTTATTTTGGGATATGATGAAAATGGAAGAAGCAGTACAGTTTTGATTGATTATATAAAAAGTGAAAAACCGTACTATGGAAGTGGTTTTAGTAATTTTGTAGATGTGCGTGATGTAGCCAAAATGACAAATTTGCTCTTACAAGATAAAAAATATTATAATGAACGTTATATCTTGAATGGTGGAACAGTTGCTTACTCCGAACTTATGCCCAAAATTGCTGTTGCATTGAATAAAAAACCTCCCTATAAACCCATTCCAAATTGGATAAATAAATATGGTTGGAGATTAATCAAAATTTGGAGTTTTATTAGTGGCAAACCTCCAATTATTACAAAAGACTCATTAGAATCTGCTGGGCGAACTACTACCTATTCTAATCAAAAAATCAAAAATAAATTAGATATAGATTTTAGGAGTTTGGAGGAAACTGTGGAATGGATTGGCGAAAAATATAAAATGTAG
- a CDS encoding glycosyltransferase, translating into MKYVLFYTVNGLGLGHLTRCLSIARQLKKQDSSLVPLFFTSSEGSHLLYQEGFAYYKVPSKTIARETKLLKRNLAISYSEILTSIVNTYRPVALVVDTFPLGSMNDLLSVLGLPLKWKKFFIHREQMNMDRNKIETQNFYDYIIAPHSKGNAKVPVPRGKKEDLFWSNEILIREKSELQSREEVRKKLGVKEDENLLLINMGGGGDTTTTENYKQIFDLILSSTSLLRQKKIRLFVPEPPLNSVHELKEIFSKLPSSTISFSHFPLMELMPALDFAISATGYNTFHELLACGIPTIFIPKVRGYDDQYGRARRAFDAKAALFLEESQIQAHLIDNLKLLCDKKTEFSQQTFSFLKTDGAERAAHFLIEKINNKTKI; encoded by the coding sequence ATGAAATACGTACTTTTTTATACTGTCAATGGTTTGGGATTAGGGCATCTTACTCGTTGTTTGTCTATTGCTCGCCAGCTCAAAAAACAAGATTCTTCACTTGTTCCATTGTTTTTTACATCTTCAGAAGGTTCTCATTTGTTGTATCAAGAGGGTTTTGCATATTACAAAGTGCCTAGCAAAACGATTGCTAGAGAAACCAAACTGTTGAAACGAAATTTGGCTATTTCGTATTCAGAAATTCTGACTTCTATTGTAAATACTTATCGCCCTGTTGCTTTGGTAGTAGATACTTTTCCTTTAGGTTCAATGAATGATTTACTTTCTGTTTTGGGATTGCCCTTAAAATGGAAAAAGTTTTTTATTCATAGGGAACAAATGAATATGGATAGAAATAAAATCGAAACGCAGAATTTTTATGATTATATCATTGCACCACACAGCAAAGGAAATGCAAAAGTACCTGTTCCTAGAGGTAAAAAAGAAGATTTATTTTGGAGTAATGAAATTTTGATACGTGAAAAATCAGAGCTTCAGTCAAGAGAAGAGGTTAGAAAAAAATTGGGAGTAAAAGAAGATGAAAATTTGCTTTTGATTAATATGGGAGGAGGGGGAGATACCACCACAACTGAAAATTATAAGCAGATTTTTGATTTAATTTTGAGTTCTACTTCTTTATTACGACAAAAAAAGATACGTTTATTTGTTCCTGAGCCTCCTCTAAATTCTGTACATGAGCTTAAAGAAATTTTCTCAAAGCTCCCTTCTTCTACGATTTCATTTTCTCATTTTCCACTTATGGAATTAATGCCTGCCTTAGATTTTGCTATTAGTGCAACAGGTTATAATACCTTTCATGAACTTTTAGCATGTGGAATCCCAACTATTTTTATTCCAAAAGTAAGAGGCTATGATGACCAATACGGAAGAGCAAGACGAGCTTTTGATGCAAAAGCAGCTCTTTTTTTGGAAGAAAGTCAAATTCAAGCTCATTTGATTGATAACTTGAAACTTCTTTGTGATAAAAAAACAGAATTTTCTCAACAGACCTTTTCATTTCTCAAAACAGATGGAGCAGAAAGAGCAGCTCATTTTTTGATTGAGAAGATAAATAATAAAACAAAAATATAA